The Ovis canadensis isolate MfBH-ARS-UI-01 breed Bighorn chromosome 18, ARS-UI_OviCan_v2, whole genome shotgun sequence genome has a segment encoding these proteins:
- the FANCM gene encoding Fanconi anemia group M protein isoform X4 — translation MVPDGVNPQLHKMFITHGVYEPEKPSRNLQRKSSIFSYRSGIKQSNSKDDWFLSEEEFKLWNRRYRLRDTDEIQEITLPQVQFLSLHNEENRPTEEPTVGIHQLSLSEWRLWQDHPLPTYQVDHSDRCHHFINIMQMIERMRHEEGECSYESEIKPYLRMEDVSSGSSAPRNEYNPSANGTFTNNRKSSFANNINYGKSVSITESEEKCAEIFKQIPIKSTKIPSLKKKASENLKKDQPEKENKDADMEPLDTDDSSTAEHILQVDLRNGKRASDTGDVTAACTVSENGGNPSCGLLTDGQFTNKSTNSFTGKFFDSGYNSFSDEKSFSSSLFLSFEDELDTAKTDDQFFNCHSLTKEVLANVERFLSQSPPPLSGLSDLEYEISEGSALENSVFLPYSECLQNDKSTNLMSRSAVNSQQNLELNSLTFITHPSEKSCLCGTTNDKISDESSFCDSDKVHKDSKNEHLVSNNQIQINVGPSKDFAEEKNHDVDNSDLPILHTAQDESLLLFEDVNTEFNVSPPPLNSKCESLCISDRTAVSEMAPVSQFFISDELLLENDSEPQDQIVCDTNSWKSHEGLRGIHEGKLNNDENSFDCSKDLFSVTFDLGFCSTGSEDEVVDHASDTDNKILDDLPGRRLDIKQINGTNCVSNQAVMSGAHVDNSTSVTTTHPSSEDKQSPACSWFSMNATKSKEFMSPSFSQFLLPVGEKVMSTPLSESNILNSFSKKRIEMAKKSGSNMGKVNLHSFKETLNSTFGDSGLSTEKYKSKKQINLHRSCHSTEDEQLSSHESEDDAIFRRKSKKTKGNVLESPENQKNSEVDSPLQVVKKRRVPPNRLDLSSSDESDNFHKRDPQSEDFKDHKRNAKRSIKVRKRQNHLKLIARKFLDEEAELSQEDAEYVSSDENDGSENEQDSSLLDFLNDETQLSQAINDSEMRAVYMKSVRSPLMSNRYKIVHKKHNNINIFSQIPEQDETYLEDSFCVDEEESCKSQSSEEVCVDFNLITEDCDTNESEKYKTRRAVKLKQMKMRQNCARSKNKLSRIILLDDSSEEENGVKDKQESGTVVDPSTVPSGSSLQSRDHSNPVGNQLLNQRRQTLPNFKVPVSDVSDCKPQSRTSMESASSLFTTVSAQKDCRKFPAQLKGASALEDSGTWVPCCSNSGPRLADTHDSLRLPQEGHRTCILVDSREIVSGSEVVSSLRAIHGLQVEVCPLNGCDYIVSNRMVVERRSQSEMLNSITKNKLIDQIQHLQSMFERICVIVEKDREKTGDTSRMFRRTKSYDSLLTTLIGAGIRILFSSCQEETAGLLKELSLVEQRKNVGIHVPTVVNSNTCETLQFYLSIPNISYITALNMCHQFSSVKKMTNSTPQEISMYAQVTHQKAEEIYRYIHYIFDMQMLPTDLNQGSIKSDT, via the exons ATGGTTCCTGATGGAGTCAACCCACAATTACATAAGATGTTCATTACACATGGTGTCTATGAACCAGAGAAGCCTTCTCGGAACTTGCAGCGAAAGTCATCTATCTTTTCCTACAGGAGTG gAATAAAGCAGAGTAATTCAAAGGATGATTGGTTCTTATCAGAAGAAGAATTTAAATTATGGAATAGACGATATAGATTAAGAGACACTGATGAAATTCAGGAAATAACATTGCCTCAAGTTCAGTTTCTATCTTTACACAATGAAGAGAACAGACCA ACAGAAGAACCAACCGTTGGAATTCATCAACTGTCTCTCTCTGAATGGAGATTATGGCAGGATCATCCTTTGCCTACATATCAAGTTGACCATTCAGATCGATGTCaccatttcataaatattatgcAAATGATAGAAAGAATGAGACATGAAGAG GGAGAATGCAGCTATGAATCAGAAATTAAACCTTACTTACGAATGGAAGATGTTAGCTCAGGGTCTAGTGCTCCGAGAAATGAATATAATCCTTCTGCCAATGGCACCTTTACAAATAACAGGAAGTCTTCGTTTGCAAATAATATAAATTACGGGAAATCAGTCTCAATAACAGAATCTGAAGAAAAATGTgctgaaatttttaaacaaattcctATCAAATCTACTAaaattccttctttaaaaaaaaaggcttctgaAAACCTGAAAaaagatcagcctgaaaaggaaaataaggatGCTGACATGGAGCCTTTAGATACCGATGACAGTTCTACTGCTGAACATATTCTTCAGGTAGACCTACGAAACGGTAAAAGGGCATCAGATACAGGTGACGTCACTGCCGCATGCACTGTCAGTGAAAATGGAGGTAATCCGTCATGTGGATTGCTAACAGATGGTCAGTTCACAAATAAATCTACTAATTCATTTACTGGAAAATTTTTTGATTCTGGTTATAACAGTTTCAGTGATGAGAAATCTTTTTCATCTAGcttatttctttcatttgagGATGAGCTTGATACAGCGAAAACAGATGACCAATTTTTTAATTGTCATTCATTAACAAAAGAGGTGCTAGCTAATGTAGAGAGATTTTTATCACAGTCTCCTCCGCCTCTCAGTGGACTATCAGATTTGGAATATGAAATTTCTGAGGGTTCTGCACTTGAAAACTCAGTTTTTCTACCCTACTCAGAGTGCTTACAGAATGATAAATCCACCAATTTAATGTCACGTTCAGCTGTAAATTCTCAACAGAATTTAGAATTGAATTCACTTACGTTTATTACTCATCCTTCTGAAAAATCTTGCCTTTGTGGTACAACTAATGATAAGATTTCTGATGAGTCAAGCTTCTGTGACTCTGATAAAGTACATAAAGATAGTAAAAATGAACATTTAGTATCCAACAATCAAATTCAAATAAACGTCGGCCCTTCAAAGGATTTTGCTGAAGAAAAGAATCATGATGTTGATAACAGTGACCTCCCAATATTGCATACTGCTCAGGAtgaaagtttattattatttgaagatGTTAATACGGAGTTTAATGTGAGCCCTCCTCCCTTGAACAGTAAATGTGAATCTTTATGTATATCAGACAGAACTGCTGTAAGTGAAATGGCACCAGTCTCTCAGTTCTTCATTTCTGATGAACTTTTGTTAGAGAATGATTCTGAACCCCAAGATCAAATTGTCTGTGATACTAATAGTTGGAAATCTCATGAAGGTTTGAGAGGTATACATGAGGGAAAATTGAATAATGATGAAAACAGTTTTGACTGCTCTAAGGATTTATTTTCTGTTACGTTCGATTTAGGGTTTTGTAGTACAGGTTCTGAGGATGAAGTAGTGGACCATGCATCAGATACagataataaaattttagatGATCTACCTGGAAGGCGTTTAGACATTAAGCAGATAAATGGTACAAATTGTGTTTCAAATCAAGCAGTCATGTCAGGAGCCCATGTTGATAATTCTACAAGTGTAACAACTACTCACCCATCAAGTGAAGATAAGCAGAGTCCAGCTTGTTCATGGTTTTCAATGAATGCAACAAAAAGTAAAGAATTTATGTCTCCTagtttttctcagtttttattgCCAGTAGGAGAGAAAGTTATGAGCACACCACTTTCTGAATCAAATATATTGAACTCATTTTCTAAGAAGAGAATAGAAATGGCTAAAAAGTCAGGTTCTAACATGGGAAAAGTAAATCTACACAGTTTCAAAGAAACATTGAATTCAACTTTTGGTGATTCAGGACTTTCTACAGAAAAGTATAAAAGCAAGAAACAAATCAATCTGCATCGATCCTGCCATTCTACTGAAG atgAACAGTTATCAAGCCATGAAAGTGAAGATGATGCAATTTTCCgaagaaaaagtaagaaaacaaaaggaaatgttttGGAGTCCCCGGAG AATCAGAAAAACAGCGAAGTTGATTCTCCACTTCAGGTTGTCAAAAAGCGCAGGGTTCCTCCAAACAGA ttagATTTATCATCTAGTGATGAGAGCGATAATTTTCACAAAAGAGATCCACAGTCAGAAGACTTCAAGGATCATAAGAGGAATGCCAAAAGAAGCATCAAAGTCCGAAAGAGACAGAATCACCTAAAG CTCATAGCTAGGAAGTTTTTAGATGAAGAAGCAGAACTTTCCCAAGAAGATGCAGAATATGTTTCATCAGATGAGAATGATGGGTCAGAAAATGAACAAGACTCCTCACTCCTTGACTTTTTAAATGATGAGACTCAACTGTCACAGGCTATAAATG ATTCTGAAATGAGAGCTGTTTACATGAAATCTGTGCGAAGTCCATTGATGAGCAATCGATACAAAATAGTCCATAAGAAACATAACAAcataaacattttctcccag ATTCCCGAACAAGATGAAACCTATTTAGAAGACAGTTTTTGTGTTGATGAAGAGGAGTCTTGCAAAAGCCAGTCAAGTGAAGAAGTTTGTGTTGATTTTAACCTAATAACTGAAGACTGCGATACAAACGagagtgaaaaatataaaacccGACGTGCAGTAAAGCTAAAACAAATGAAGATGAGACAAAATTGTGCACGTTCGAAAAATAAATTATCCAGAATTATTTTACTGGATGATTCAAGCGAGGAGGAAAATGGTGTAAAGGATAAACAGGAATCCGGGACTGTGGTTGACCCAAGCACAGTGccttctgggtcttcactgcagtcCAGGGACCACTCTAATCCAGTTGGTAATCAACTGCTAAACCAGAGACGACAGACACTACCTAATTTCAAGGTTCCCGTTTCTGACGTCTCAGACTGCAAACCTCAGAGCCGTACTAGCATGGAGTCTGCCTCATCGTTGTTCACTACTGTGAGTGCACAGAAAGACTGTAGAAAGTTTCCAGCTCAGTTGAAG GGTGCTAGTGCTCTGGAGGACTCTGGCACTTGGGTGCCATGCTGTTCCAACTCAGGACCACGTTTGGCTGACACACATGATTCTCTAAGACTGCCCCAGGAAGGCCACAGAACTTGTATTCTTGTAGATAGTCGTGAAATCGTTTCTGGTTCAGAAGTAGTTTCTTCCCTAAGAGCAATCCATGGCTTACAGGTAGAGGTCTGTCCTCTTAATGGTTGTGATTATATTGTGAGTAACCGCATGGTGGTGGAAAGGAGGTCTCAGTCTGAGATGTTAAatagcatcactaagaacaagcTCATCGATCAGATCCAGCACCTACAGAGCATGTTTGAAAGAATATGTGTGATTGtggaaaaggacagagaaaaaacAG gagacacatccaggatgtttaGGAGAACAAAGAGCTATGACAGCCTGCTGACTACCTTAATTGGTGCTGGGATCCGGATTCTTTTCAGTTCCTGCCAAGAAGAAACTGCAGGTTTGCTAAAGGAATTGTCTTTAGTGGAACAAAGAAAGAATGTCGGCATTCACGTTCCAACAGTGGTGAACAGTAATACGTGTGAAACTCTTCAGTTTTATCTGAGTATTCCCAATATAAGTTATATAACTGCACTGAATATGTGTCACCAGTTCTCATCTGTGAAAAAGATGACAAACAG caCACCTCAAGAAATTTCGATGTATGCACAAGTAACTCATCAAAAGGCTGAGGAGATCTATAGATATATTCACTATATATTTGACATGCAAATGTTGCCAACTGATCTTAACCAAGGTAGTATTAAATCTGATACGTGA